In Pan troglodytes isolate AG18354 chromosome 20, NHGRI_mPanTro3-v2.0_pri, whole genome shotgun sequence, the genomic window cctcagcctcccaagtagctgggattacaggcgcacaccaccaggcccacctaatttttttgtatttttagtagagacggggttttaccatgttggccaggctagtctcgaactcctgacttcaactgatcctcctgcctcggcctcccaaagtgctgggattacaggcgcacaccaccaggcccacctaatttttttgtatttttagtagagacggggttttaccatgttggccaggctagtctcgaactcctgacctcaagtgatctgcccacctcggcctcctaatgtGTTGGAGGTTCACAGGTGTGAACCTAATGTGTTGGTGGttcacaggtgtgaaccaccgcgcccggccaggcatCTCCTCTTCTACGGACCCTTCCAGGACAGTGGGCCATCCGTATAACCCAGGATGAACTCCTGTGTGAAAGCCCTCAACTCAGTCCCATCTGCAGAGCCCCTTTGGCCAAGGAGGGTGGGACACCCACGGGTTCCAGGGATGAGGGCCCCATGGTCTCTGGGACCGCTGTTCTGCTGACCACCCGCCACTGCTCTCCCCCTCACTCACAGCACAAGCGTCTGTTTCCAGCGCGCACCCCTGCCGCTCTGTCTGACGTTCGAGTCTCAACCTCAACGTCTctttcctctgggaagccttcctcAGTCTCCCCCAGGCCCGGGTCAGGCCTGGGGCACCTTTGCCATCTGGGCATCCTCCGCCACAGAACAACACTGGATTGTCACTGTCTGTTTACCTGTCAGGATGTACCTGGAGGGAGACAGAAGCCTGGGGGGTGAGCAGAGGCCATGAGGAGCCACGGCGGGCGTCTGAGCCAGGGAGAAGTGTTATGGCAGCTGGGGTAGGAAGTGGGCCGCAGGGGCCAGGCCACGGGCTGGAAGTCCTAGGATGAGCCTCGGGCCTGGatagggtggggagaggggcagaGCCGGGAGAGGGGAGGTCATCACTGGGGTCTCAGGAGGAGGCGGCGCTCCGGAAAGGGTCAGTGACCTGTTAGAGGTCACCCTGCACAGAGCCTCTGGGTTAGGGAAGACAGAGCCGGGAGCAGGAGGCCACTGGCAGCTGGCCTCGGTTTCCCCGGAGAGGGCCGGAACCCACGCCAGCCAGACAATGACCCTTTGATTCGCACAGCCCAGGCCGGAGTGGCCAAGCCACGGCGGGGTCAGgtcttggccaaggtcacactgtCCAGCCCCCGCACATCCTCAGTGAGAACACAGGGTCCCATCCCTGCCCCACTCCCCAATCCCGGGAGAGTCCCGGGGGAATGCCAGAGGCCAAGGCCAGGTCGAGACGGCGGGATGTCCCCCCTCAGTGAGAATACAGGGTCCCGTTCCTGCCCTGCTCCCCAAGCCGGGGAGATTCCCGGGGGAAATGCCAGAGGCCAAGGCCAGGTCGAGACAGCGGGGTGTCCCCCCTCAGTGAGAATACAGGGTCCCGTCCCTGCCCTGCTCCCCAAGCCAGGGAGATTCccaggggaaatgccagaggcCAAGGCCAGGTCGAGACAGCGGGGTGTCCCCCCTCAGTGCCACTAAGGCAGAACTTGGCCCCTGGCCACTGGCTGCTGGGGGACACAGTCAGGCTGGGCAGCTAAGGTGGAGGAAAGGGTACAGGTGTGTCTTCTGTGGGCACAGATCTCACTCAGGCCAGAGAAGGGGCTGTGCCGTGGGGCTGCTGGACACGTCCGTTTCCACCTGCGGGGTGGGCAATGCCAGCACAGCGAGTGGCCAGACACAGGCATGCCCAGCAGACACCCAACCGCTCTCCACCACCTCAACCTTCTGTATTTTCCTGAAAGCATTTACCACTCCTTGAAGTTATAGATTAATTTGTCTCTGCATTTTATTGTCCAAACCAGGAGCTCGGTGAGGGTGTGATGGGGTCTGCCTTGGTCACCGTGGCACCCCAGCACCCCGCAGGGTCCCTCTGGCCAACAGAGATGTTCACTGATGCCCTAGAAGCAGGAACAGAGGGGCTCCCCTGCGCTCGCCAAGGGCGCCTGACAAATCTGGAAGCCCCCATGACAGAATCAGCTCCAGAGTAGGAAATGTGTCTGGCTGCACGAAAGCCCCCTCGGGCGCAGCGCCTCCAGGCCCACGCAGATGTCGCTGTCATACATTGTTGGAAACGCCTCTGCTGGAAACAGTGTTTGCTGAATCTTGGAGGGAGAGGAAAAAACCTAGTAAACATTCTTGTTGAGGTGACCTGGGGGAATGTCTGCAAAGGCTTGGAGGGCTgatggggcagagctgcccagggGCCCAGGACAAAGGCCaggcgtgcgcgcgcgcgcgcgcacacacacacacacacacacacacacacacacgcagtggCCTCCCTGGGGGCCGTGGCTGGGCGAGGCCTGCTGTTGTCCGCAATGCTGGAAGGAGCTGTGTCTCTGGGTCTGTCCCGGCCGCACCCCGTTCTGTCCCACACCCAACCTCTCCCCACCCACAGGCCGGCTCCAGCGGCCAGGTGGACGGGTGCGCGGCCCGCGCTGTGAGCAGGGAACCATATCCAGCTGAGGTTTTGGGTGTGTGGGGCGGGTCGGGAACAAGGAGGCCGGGTTGGGGGGCTCAGACCACACTTGGACCATGAAAGTGACCACATGCAAATCACAGAAACGGGATGCAGGGATCCACAGACGTGCTCCTCGTGGGTCCCCGTTACCTCACCGCCACCCCTGAAACTGAAGACCCCCAAACCCACTTTGACTCCTGGAGACGGCCCCTCGATCCACCCATAAGGCTGCCACCACCTCGAACCCACACCCCTGTCCCGGTTCCGCCCTGGGTCCAGCCACATCTCCCCAAATGCATTCTCTGGCTCCGGAAAGGGACCCGGGCGCTCGCCCCCAACTGCCCCCCGCAGCGGCCGGGCCCGGCGCCTGCCCACCCCGCGCGGGACACGGCCTCGCCCCCGCCACTCCcgcgccgcgccccgccccgcgccccgccccgcccgcggCCCGCGGGACCTTTATAGGGAGCGCCGGCCGCGCGCTGGGAAGTCGGTGCCGCGGCCGTCTCTGCGTTCGCCATGCGTCCCGGGGCGCCAGGGCCACTCTGGCCTCTGCCCTGGGGGGCCCTGGCTTGGGCCGTGGGCTTCGTGAGCTCCATGGGCTCGGGGAACCCCGCGCCCGGTGAGTGGGGCGGCCAGAGGGGCGGGCGGGGCGGGCCACCCACGTGGGGCTGCGCGGAATGCGGCCGGGGGGACGTCGgggggcgcggcggcggcgggggcgagGGCGGTGTCCGGCGCAAGCTGGAGCCGGGAAGGTCTGAAGGAGGGTCACCAAGAGGTCAGCAGAGCAGAGGTTTCTAATAACAATGAccgctgacatttattgagcgcTTAGTgtctacctctcccctccctgaaCCTGTGCCATCCCGATAGTGCTGGAGCTCTCATCTCCGTcttccagatggggaaactgaggctcagggtcacacagcctgTAGCAGGCAAAGCCAGGGTTCTAGCGACCGTCCGGGTCGGTCCTGGTGCCGAGAGGTAGTGCTGGGTGTCGGGAGCCAGGCCCTCCAGCTGGGGCTGAGAGCTTTCCCGGGTCCTGGGTAGACGGGGCATGGAGTCTCACACCTGGGACTTGCCGGGAGGCGCCAGGCAGGAGACGGTcccactcctggcctcagtttcccctcctaTGATGGGTGCCAAGGTGCTGCGTTCCCCAAGCTGGTCCCTGGCAGTGTCTGTGAACCAGCAAGCGCTCTGGGATGGGGGCTGTGGCCATTCCTGCCCCCAGGGACGGGGGAAGAAACGGGGGGCTCTCTGgctccccaccccccatccctgcagccccaccccaccccagccctgcgCCAAAGGGAGAGCAGAGCCCCCTCCCCGAAGGCCACGTCCCTGGGGAGACAGTGAGCTCATGCAAGGGGAATGTTCCCAAGTTGGAGTGAGTAAGAGGCGGGCCAGGCGGTGGGGGGGCTGCCAGGCGCGGGGCTCCACGTGCCCTCGCCCTCGGGTGCTGTCTAGACAGAGGGCAGAGGCGGGAGAAGCGGCTCCAGGGCCTGCTGACCCTGACATGCCCAGTGCCTGGTGTTTGGTGGTGTTTGAGGGGCTGGGCAGGGTGCCAGCCCCTGGCCTGGGGGCTTGGAGGGTACAGGAAGGGACctcctggggtgggtgggggttggTGGTGAGGCTGTGGGGGGGGGGCACGTGGAGCTCAGAGGGGAGGAGACATCTCCAGGGTTCTGGAGCCAGGGTGGGGACACCCATGTGGTTTTCTGCCCCTTCTTCCTGGGTGGGGGTAGATCATCCCGTGCGTAACTACTCAGCACCACCTGCATGCATCTGTGGGTGGGCCAGAAGCTGGGTGTCAGGAGTGACCCAGGAGAGCACCCCGTTCCCTGGCCCGCAGGTGGTGTTTGCTGGCTCCAGCAGGGCCAGGAGGCCACCTGCAGCCTGGTGCTCCAGACTGATGTCACCCGGGCCGAGTGCTGTGCCTCTGGCAACATTGACACCGCCTGGTCCAACCTCACCCACCCGGGGAACAAGATCAACCTCCTCGGCTTCTTGGGCCTTGTCCACTGCCTTCCCTGCAAAGGTGAGACCTCAGGCCAGAAGCAGGGCAGACATCTCAGCTCAGGACCAGCCACAAACAGTCATGGTGGTCGAGGGCCGAACGTCCAGGGACTGAGCCCATCACAGGGGTATGTAGGAGGCTGCAGGGGGATCCCAGCCTCAGAGAGGGACTGGGGGGACTTCCCGGTTCCCAGGCTTCAGCCTCTTGCAGCGCAGGACTCAGGAAGAGACTCTGAGGACTTACCACGTGGCTCCAGCCTTTGCTGGGGCTGAGCTCTCTGCCTGGGTGACTCTTCCCACCTGGTCGATAAATGTCTGGCTTGCACCTAGCTCCTGGGAAGGTGGGTTTGCCATTCTGGCCTGTGACCCCAAATGTCCACACCAGGGACCTTCACTGCAGACTCCAGGGTCTGCGGTGGGGTTACAGCTGCATGTTTAACAAGCATTTGCCTCGGGACCCTGTTTTGAGAGGATGCCTCCCACATCAGACTAGGGGCTCTTGGTTGGCGAGTGGCACAGAACGAATGAATAAGATATATTCTCCGCACTggaggatgattttttttttttttttcctgagatggagcctcgctctgtcacccaggctggagtgcagtggtgcgatttcggctcactgcaacttcggcctccgaggttcaagcgattctctttcctcggcctccccagtggctgggactgcaggcgcgcgccaccacacctggctaatttttatgtttttggtagagacagggtttcaccacattggctaggctggtctcaaactcctgacctcaagtgatctgccagtcttggcctcccaaagtgctgggattacaggcgtgagccaccatgcctggcctgttgggGCACAACTTGAAGGAGGTGGGCATTAGAGCTGGGGTGTTGGGGCATGTCTAGGAGTTTGCCAGATGGGGCCGGTATGGGAGAGTGGATCAGGAGAGAACATGGCTTGAGGTTAGGTCCTGGTGGGTGGGGTCAGGCAGAGGAGCCAAGGGGAGGCTGAAGCTGAGGGCTGCAGACCCGAAGGGCAGGCTGAGGAACTCTGCTGGCCTCTGAGATGTGATTAATCCCAGATCAGCCTGGCTGGGTGGTCCTGAACTCACTGCCACATACCCCTGCTCCCTCCAGACCCCGCTCTGGCTTCTGGGAGAAGGACAGACTTCAAAAAGTGCCTGGCCTGGGCATGAGACGGCCCaggaccccccacccccaacctcatCTGGCCCTGGGGACGGAACTCAGGCCCCCTTCCGTTCTCGCTCGCATAAAAGCCACCCTGGCCGAGCATTTCCAGATGTGCCTGTGAGCCGCTGTGCCGGGGCCGCCCAGGTGCGGCCCACATGCCCTGCAAGGGCTGCGTGGCGGGCGCTGGCCATCCCCTAAGGAGTGCCGGACTGCCTTGGAAGTGGGGCTCCCTCGTCAGCCCCACTTTAcacacagagaaactgaggctggcaCATAAACTCAACAGCTGTGTTCAGAGGCCCCAGCAGACCCCCAGACAACAGAAAGGGGATTGGTCATCTGGGTCCTGGCTGCAGCTTTCAAACTGAGGTGCTTGGGCCCCTGCACTCATAGCTGCGGcccggcctcagtttccccatctgtaaaatgatgactTGGGAAGATGCGATAAGCCTAGGAGGCGATGAGCATTCACATATAAAAGCGGGGGCGGGGACCCCAGAGAGAGTTTCCCTAACAGGACCTCAATATCCCTGTCTGAGCAGCGGGGCTGCGGGGCAGCTCCTGGTTCAGAGGCCTAGGGCTGTGGGGGGCCCCCTCCCCTGGAATCGCTCCCCAGGCCAGGAGGGGCGTCCAGCGCCCCGCCCTCCCTGATGCCTCCTGGGGGAAGATCCTGGCAGCCCCAGACTCGCGCCTGGCAAGGGCGGAACACCCCAGGCTGACGCAGCTGGGGCCCCTCCGGCCTTCCCAGAAGAGCGCGTGCATCGGGAGCAGACGTCAGCCAGCTGCAAGGAGGAGCGGCCCGGGGCTGCGTAGCTCCGCCGGACCCCGATTCCGGGCAGAGACCCCCCCGGCCCGCGCGCATCGAGCccagcccccgcccccgcccccgccccccagcGCGGGCGCAGCCCGGACCTCGGCCCCACCGGTCCCGCGCCCGGACCCTGAGCCCTGCCCCTGGGAACCCGAGAGCCCCGACTCCGACTGACCCTGACCTGGGACGGCGCCCCCGCCTCCACCCTGCAGAAGGGGCGCAGGGAGGGGCCCCGAGGCCTTCGCGCGGCCCCACGCCCGGGACCCTCCCGCGCCCGGCCCCACGCGCGTGTCCTCTGTCCGCAGATTCGTGCGACGGCGTGGAGTGCGGCCCGGGCAAGGCGTGCCGCATGCTGGGGGGCCGCCCGCGCTGCGAGTGCGCGCCCGACTGCTCGGGGCTCCCGGCGCGGCTGCAGGTCTGCGGCTCAGACGGCGCCACCTACCGCGACGAGTGCGAGCTGCGCGCCGCGCGCTGCCGCGGCCACCCGGACCTGAGCGTCATGTACCGGGGCCGCTGCCGCAGTACGTGGGGGCGTGGTCTGTGGAGGGGCGGGGCGGGACCTACCGGACCTGCGCGTCATGTATCGAGGCTGCTGCCGCAGtaggcgggggcggggcctggggcgGGACCACCCGGACCTGAGCGTGACGTACCGGGGCTGCTACGGCAATGCGTGAGGGCCCGGGCTCCGGGGGCGGGGCCTGCTGGAGGGGCGGGGCCTGCTGGAGGGGCGGGGCCGCTGCCGCAGTGCGTAGGGGCGGGGCCTCCAGCCCAGGACAAGTCACATGGGTGGTGGTGGGGCCTAAGTAAGGGCGTCTTTATACTTCCGAGGGAGTATCACGGGGTAGGGTCTTTTGTAGGGTTGGGATTTGGAAAGTAGTGGGCCTCTGGGGGCTCACACTGGGCAAGAGGTATGTGGCATGGTCAGAGCGGGAGCGTGACTCAGAGAGGGGCTTGTGGGTGTAACCAGAGGGGCATGATGGAACCAGGGGGTGAGATTGGGTCATGTAAGGGGCGGGGCTCTTGGCTGGGGCGTGGTTCCTGGGTGGAGATGGGCGGGGATTTGTGGGTGGAGTTTGGGTGGGCGGCCCCGCAGTCGCGGAGGGGCGGGGCTTTGGGTAGAATAAGGGGCAGGAGCTCACGAAAGAGGTGTGGCTCCTGGGTACAATGGGAAGGGCAGGGCTTGTGGGTGGAGCCTGAGGGGTGGAATGGAGAGGGGGGCTcacgggggggcgggggggggtgcTTGTGTCTCCTACCAGAGGGTTTTCGCATCTTGGGGGTTAAGGGTGGGTCTTGGGGCCAAGAGCCCTGCGGGGTTCTCAGCGAGATGTCCCCTGAACTTCCCCTGGCACCCGGCCTGCAGAGTCCTGTGAGCACGTGGTGTGCCCGCGGCCACAGTCGTGCGTCGTGGACCAGACGGGCAGCGCCCACTGCGTGGTGTGTCGGGCGGCGCCCTGCCCTGTGCCCTCCAGCCCCGGCCAGGAGCTTTGCGGCAACAACAACGTCACCTACATCTCCTCGTGCCACATGCGCCAGGCCACCTGCTTCCTGGGCCGCTCCATCGGCGTGCGCCACGCGGGCAGCTGCGCAGGTGCAGACGCAGGGCGGGGGCACAGGCCTGTCCTGGGGGCCGGAGAACCCCCTGCCCTGCGCCCTCAATGCTCTTATCGACCCTTGCAGGCACCCCTAAGGAGCCGCCAGATGGTGAGTcggcagaagaggaagagaactTCGTGTGAGCCTGCAGGACAGGCCTGGGCCTGGTGCCCGAGGCCCCCCATCATCCCCTGTTATTTATTGCCACAGCAGAGTCTAATTTATATGCCACGGACACTCCCTAGAGCCTGGATTCGGACCACTTGGGGATCCCAGAACCTCCCTGACGATATCCTGGAAGGACTGAGGAAGGGAGGCCTGGGGGCCGGCTGGTGGGTGGGATAGACCTGCGTTCCGGACACTGAGCGCCTGATTTAGGGCCCTTCTCTAGGATGCCCCAGCCCCTACCCTAAGACCTATTGCCGGGGAGGATTCCACACTTCCGCTCCTTTGGGGATAAACCTATTAATTATTGCTACTATCAAGAGGGCTGGGCATTCTCTGCTGGTAATTCCTGAAGAGGCATGACTGCTTTTCTCAGCCCCAAGCCTCTAGTCTGGGTGTGTACGGAGGGTCTAGCCTGGGTGTGTACGGAGGGTCTAGCCTGGGTGTGTACGGAGGGTCTAGCCTGGGTGTGTACGGAGGGTCTAGCCTGGGTGTGTACGGAGGATCTAGCCTGGGTGAGTATGGAGGGTCTAGCCTGGGTGAGTATGGAGAGTCTAGCCTGGGTGTGTATGGAGGATCTAGCCTGGGTGAGTATGGAGGGTCTAGCCAGGGTGTGTATGGAGGATCTAGCCGGGGTGAGTATGGAGGGTCTAGCCTGGGTGTGTACGGAGGGTCTAGCCTGGGTGTGTACGGAGGGTCTAGTCTGAGTGCGTGTGGGGACCTCAGAACACTGTGACCTTAGCCCAGCAAGCCAGGCCCTTCATGAAGGCCAAGAAGGCTGCCACCGTTCCCTGCCAGCCCAAGAACTCCAGCTTCCCCACTGCCTCTCTGTGCCCCTTTGCATCCTGTGAAGGCCATTGAGAAATGCCCAGTGTGCCCCCTGGGAAAGGGCACGGCCTGTGCTCCTGACACGGGCTGTGCTTGGCCACAGAACCACCCAGCGTCTCCCCTGCTGCTGTCCACGTCAGTTCATGAGGCAACGTCGCGTGGTCTCAGACGTGGAGCAGCCAGCGGCAGCTCAGAGCAGGGCACTGTGTCCGGCGGAGCCAAGTCCACTCTGGGGGAGCTCTGGCAGGGACCACGGGCCACTGCTCACCCACTGGCCCCGAGGGGGGTGTAGACGCCAAGACTCACGCATGTGTGACATCTGGAGTCCTGGAGCCGGGTGTCCCAGCGGCACCACTAGGTGCCTGCTGCCTCCACAGTGGGGTTCACACCCAGGGTTCCTTGGTCCCCCACAACCTGCCCCGGCCAGGCCTGCAGACCCAGACTCCAGCCAGACCTGCCTCACCCACCAATGCTGCCGGGGCTGGCGACACCAGCCAGGTGCTGGTCTTGGGCCAGTTCTCCCACGACGGCTCACCCTCCCCTCCATCTGGGTTGATGCTCAGAATCGCCTACCTGTGCCTGTGTGTAAACCACAGCCTCGGACCAGCTATGGGGAGAGGACAACACGGAGGATATCCAGCTTCCCCGGTCTGGGGTGAGGAGTGTGGGGAGCTTGGGcatcctcctccagcctcctccagcccccaggCAGTGCCTTACCTGTGGTGCCCAGAAAAGTGCCCCTAGGTTGGTGGGTCTACGGGAGCCTCAGCCAGGCAGCCCACCCCACCCTGAGGCCCTGCCTCACCAAGGAAATAAAGACTCAAAGAAGCCATTTTGGGGTGTCCAGGCCTCAGTTTGTCTCCTCTCTCAAGGCTTCAGGCCGCCCCCACGGCTGTGGGATGGgcagcctggggcctggggtgCTGCATGGGTGCTCTGGAGGCACAGGAAGAGAGACCCAGCATCAGTCCTTGGGCAGCCTCTGGCCgcctctgggcctcagtgcctCTCCAGGCAGTGGACAAGCCCGGGAGGGGCCGAGGCAgtgcaggaggggagggagagaaaggaggtgTTTTGAGAGGGCACACAGGATAGACAAGATGGCTTAGGGCAGCCCTAAGACACCAGCTGGCTTGGGACCCAGAAATGGAGGCCCGGCCTTGAAGGACTTGGCTGTAACAATagcagtaataaaaataacaggaTTAGGGCCCGGGTGGGGTagctcacccctataatctcagcgctttgggaggccaaggcgggcaggtcacttgaggccaggagttccagaccagcctgggcaacatagtgagacccccatctctacaaaaaaaaaaaaaaaaaaaagacccaggcatggtggcatgctcctgtggtcccagctactcaggaggctgaggtgggaagatggcttgagcccaggatgtcaaggctgcagtgagctgtgttggca contains:
- the FSTL3 gene encoding follistatin-related protein 3 isoform X2 — encoded protein: MRPGAPGPLWPLPWGALAWAVGFVSSMGSGNPAPGGVCWLQQGQEATCSLVLQTDVTRAECCASGNIDTAWSNLTHPGNKINLLGFLGLVHCLPCKDSCDGVECGPGKACRMLGGRPRCECAPDCSGLPARLQVCGSDGATYRDECELRAARCRGHPDLSVMYRGRCRKSCEHVVCPRPQSCVVDQTGSAHCVVCRAAPCPVPSSPGQELCGNNNVTYISSCHMRQATCFLGRSIGVRHAGSCAGTPKEPPDAESNLYATDTP
- the FSTL3 gene encoding follistatin-related protein 3 isoform X1: MRPGAPGPLWPLPWGALAWAVGFVSSMGSGNPAPGGVCWLQQGQEATCSLVLQTDVTRAECCASGNIDTAWSNLTHPGNKINLLGFLGLVHCLPCKDSCDGVECGPGKACRMLGGRPRCECAPDCSGLPARLQVCGSDGATYRDECELRAARCRGHPDLSVMYRGRCRKSCEHVVCPRPQSCVVDQTGSAHCVVCRAAPCPVPSSPGQELCGNNNVTYISSCHMRQATCFLGRSIGVRHAGSCAGTPKEPPDGESAEEEENFV